The proteins below are encoded in one region of Maribacter aestuarii:
- a CDS encoding metal-dependent hydrolase family protein, which translates to MKVCSALALFWITTSTIAQTLLIPDRIFDGIQMHENWVILVEGNTISYAGTASGLKTPKGTKEILLTGKTLMPGIIEGHSHLLLHPYNETDWNDQVLKESSVERAIRGTVHAKNSLMAGVTTMRDLGAEGAGYTDVYLKKTIEDEIIPGPRLLVAGPAIVATGAYGPKGFHDGVQVPLGAEPASGVPNVIETVRRQLGNGADFIKIYADYRWTPGADSQPTFLQEEIDAMVATAKSAGKYIVAHASTPEGMRRAINGGVETIEHGDGGTLEIFKLMKDNGIGFCPTLAAGDAISQYRGWKKGIDPNPERITKKKASFKLALESEVPIVFGGDVGVFTHGENYREMELMVEYGMKPLDVLVSATSRNANMFHLDKLGKLEKGFLADIIAVEGHPLKDIASIKKVVFVMKDGKIYKK; encoded by the coding sequence ATGAAAGTATGTTCCGCGCTTGCCCTTTTCTGGATAACTACTTCTACGATAGCGCAAACCCTATTGATCCCGGACCGTATTTTCGACGGCATCCAAATGCATGAGAATTGGGTAATACTGGTTGAGGGAAATACCATCAGCTATGCAGGAACGGCATCCGGTTTAAAAACTCCAAAAGGCACAAAAGAAATACTGCTAACGGGAAAAACCCTGATGCCCGGAATCATAGAAGGGCATTCCCATTTGCTTTTACATCCGTACAATGAAACGGATTGGAACGACCAAGTGCTAAAAGAATCCTCGGTAGAACGAGCGATTCGAGGCACCGTACATGCAAAAAACTCACTGATGGCCGGAGTAACGACCATGCGTGATCTAGGGGCGGAAGGTGCGGGTTATACAGATGTTTACCTGAAGAAAACCATTGAGGACGAAATCATTCCCGGGCCACGACTATTGGTAGCAGGTCCGGCTATAGTTGCCACGGGGGCTTACGGACCAAAGGGATTTCATGATGGCGTTCAAGTTCCATTAGGAGCAGAACCGGCCAGTGGCGTGCCCAATGTAATTGAGACCGTTAGGCGACAATTGGGGAATGGGGCCGACTTTATAAAAATATATGCGGATTACCGCTGGACGCCCGGAGCGGATTCGCAACCTACGTTTCTGCAAGAAGAAATAGACGCCATGGTAGCCACAGCAAAGAGCGCTGGAAAATATATAGTTGCACATGCCAGCACTCCAGAAGGGATGCGGCGCGCCATCAACGGTGGTGTGGAAACTATTGAGCACGGGGACGGCGGGACGTTAGAAATCTTTAAACTGATGAAAGACAACGGAATAGGCTTTTGCCCTACCCTGGCAGCGGGTGACGCCATATCGCAATACCGTGGATGGAAAAAGGGAATTGACCCCAATCCCGAACGCATTACCAAGAAAAAGGCCTCTTTTAAACTGGCTTTGGAATCCGAAGTGCCGATTGTTTTTGGCGGAGATGTGGGTGTTTTTACCCACGGAGAAAATTATAGGGAAATGGAACTTATGGTGGAATACGGGATGAAACCGCTAGATGTGCTCGTCTCTGCTACTTCACGAAATGCCAACATGTTTCACTTGGATAAGCTGGGGAAACTGGAAAAAGGATTTCTTGCGGATATCATTGCCGTTGAGGGTCATCCCCTAAAGGACATTGCCAGTATAAAAAAGGTCGTTTTTGTGATGAAAGACGGGAAGATTTATAAGAAGTAG
- a CDS encoding amidohydrolase family protein, protein MKKISFLIFLLVLASCGQSQEKISPTAILISNAHIVDVKDGTILENQYVVIDSGKIKQISTVQENVNNYTTTIDGTGKYMIPGLAEMHAHIPPPTTDTKRIEETLFLYLSNGITTIRGMLGDPLHLELRKKAAKGEIVSPRIFTSSPSLNGNSVTSIEEAKEKVTAYQKDGYDFLKIHPGIQLEIFDQIVKTAKEVEIPFSGHVPVDVGIRHALKSKYASIDHVDGFLEGLVPESENVNKTENGFFGYAFTPLAEMERIDELVQMAKENEVWIVPTQSLFERWFAPISADELLKQPEMKYMPSATLANWKSTKDRYMAQEDFNEEQWQRFDSIRKQLIKKLSENGYGMLLGSDAPQLFNVPGFSIHHEIQGMLGAGMSPLEILKSGTVNPAIFFEMQDKFGEIKEGLDADLVLLDANPLEDLKALKQISGVMRHGKWISKIEIDEKLATIARNASNN, encoded by the coding sequence AAATAAGTCCTACAGCTATATTGATTTCAAACGCACATATTGTTGATGTGAAGGACGGAACTATCCTCGAAAACCAGTATGTTGTCATCGATTCCGGTAAAATAAAACAAATCTCGACCGTCCAGGAAAACGTCAATAACTATACGACGACTATAGATGGAACCGGTAAATATATGATTCCAGGTTTGGCAGAAATGCACGCTCATATTCCTCCGCCCACGACAGATACCAAACGAATTGAAGAAACCCTATTTCTATACCTATCCAACGGTATTACCACCATCCGTGGTATGCTAGGCGATCCGCTCCATTTGGAATTACGAAAGAAAGCAGCAAAGGGAGAAATTGTGAGTCCGAGAATTTTCACGTCCAGTCCGTCTTTAAATGGGAACTCAGTTACAAGTATTGAAGAAGCCAAGGAAAAAGTAACGGCCTATCAAAAGGATGGTTATGACTTTTTAAAAATTCACCCCGGCATTCAATTAGAAATTTTTGACCAAATTGTAAAGACGGCAAAGGAAGTGGAAATTCCGTTTTCCGGCCACGTTCCTGTGGATGTGGGTATTCGCCACGCTTTAAAAAGCAAGTACGCCTCCATAGACCATGTAGACGGATTTTTAGAAGGCTTAGTGCCTGAGTCCGAAAATGTGAATAAAACAGAAAATGGTTTCTTCGGGTATGCCTTTACACCCTTGGCCGAAATGGAGCGCATTGATGAATTGGTTCAAATGGCTAAAGAGAACGAGGTATGGATCGTTCCCACGCAGAGCCTTTTTGAGCGCTGGTTCGCCCCTATTTCTGCAGACGAACTCTTAAAACAACCGGAAATGAAATATATGCCCAGTGCCACCTTGGCCAACTGGAAAAGTACCAAAGACCGTTATATGGCTCAAGAAGATTTTAATGAGGAGCAATGGCAACGCTTTGATTCGATAAGAAAACAACTGATAAAAAAACTGAGTGAGAACGGATACGGCATGTTACTCGGTTCCGATGCCCCGCAGCTGTTTAACGTGCCCGGTTTTTCCATACATCATGAAATTCAGGGGATGTTGGGTGCGGGAATGTCCCCTTTGGAAATTCTTAAATCGGGAACCGTAAACCCAGCCATTTTCTTTGAAATGCAGGACAAGTTTGGAGAAATAAAAGAAGGACTAGATGCAGATTTGGTCTTGTTGGATGCCAATCCTTTAGAGGATTTAAAGGCTTTAAAACAGATTTCTGGTGTCATGCGCCATGGAAAATGGATTTCAAAAATAGAAATTGATGAGAAATTGGCCACAATCGCAAGAAATGCCAGCAATAACTAA
- a CDS encoding amidase has product MNRIPLLLLLLLCILSCKEEKPVSKHSAVIDLTELTIAEIHENYKNGTYDIEALTSAYLERIKAKDSLINSITYINPNALDVAKKLDEEFKSTGKLRPLHGIPMIVKDNFNTKGMPTTGGSLALKDFVPDNNATMVQQLMDAGAIIIAKSNMAEWAFSPMHTTSSTHGTTKNPYNTNYVPAGSSGGTGASIAANFGVIGLGTDTGNSIRGPASHNALVGFRSTMGLTSRAGIIPLYLRNDIAGPMCRTVEDATRTLNLISGLDPKDSITFYAKGKQETDYMRYLDTNGLKNARIGVLRELSDDNPDSEITSLFNRAILDIGKLGATVIDSLIIPDFDSLRRNQWCNTFRQDIESYLAEYVKNDTLSTLEDIIRLGPAETFVSERLVRNRDAKNGRNGIPCGNTYTDVLNIAFREAIETTMDELELDAIIYPSWNNRPATIANFQEEYRGDNSQIIAPHTGQPGFTVPMGFTSGNLPAGLQFLGRMYSEPTLIRLTYAYEQGTEHRKKPNL; this is encoded by the coding sequence ATGAACAGAATTCCTTTACTCCTACTGCTACTTTTATGCATCTTAAGTTGCAAAGAAGAAAAACCTGTATCAAAGCATTCAGCAGTAATTGATCTTACCGAACTTACGATTGCGGAAATACATGAAAATTATAAGAACGGCACCTACGACATTGAAGCTTTAACGTCGGCTTACTTGGAGCGCATCAAGGCCAAGGACAGTCTTATCAATTCCATTACTTACATAAACCCAAATGCCCTGGACGTTGCCAAGAAACTTGACGAGGAGTTCAAGTCCACCGGCAAACTGAGACCTTTGCACGGTATTCCAATGATCGTGAAGGATAACTTTAATACCAAAGGTATGCCCACCACGGGAGGATCTTTGGCCCTAAAGGATTTTGTACCCGATAATAATGCCACCATGGTACAGCAATTAATGGATGCCGGTGCCATTATCATCGCTAAGTCGAACATGGCAGAATGGGCATTTAGTCCCATGCACACCACGAGTTCTACGCATGGAACCACTAAGAACCCATACAACACAAACTATGTTCCTGCAGGTTCCAGTGGGGGAACAGGTGCCTCAATAGCTGCAAATTTTGGGGTCATTGGTTTGGGAACAGATACTGGAAATTCAATTCGTGGTCCGGCCTCCCACAATGCCCTGGTAGGTTTTCGTAGCACCATGGGGCTAACCAGTAGGGCTGGGATTATCCCATTATACCTACGTAATGATATTGCCGGACCCATGTGCCGAACCGTGGAAGATGCCACTCGTACCCTGAACCTAATTTCAGGTTTAGACCCCAAAGATTCCATTACGTTCTATGCTAAGGGCAAACAGGAAACCGACTATATGCGCTATTTAGATACCAATGGACTTAAAAATGCGAGGATAGGAGTACTTAGGGAACTAAGCGATGACAATCCTGATTCCGAAATCACATCCCTTTTCAATAGGGCTATTCTTGATATAGGGAAATTGGGCGCCACGGTCATAGATTCCTTAATTATTCCAGATTTTGATTCATTACGACGGAATCAATGGTGCAATACCTTTAGGCAAGACATTGAATCGTATTTGGCCGAGTACGTAAAGAACGACACCCTTTCAACGTTAGAAGATATTATAAGGTTGGGGCCTGCTGAAACCTTTGTTTCGGAGCGGTTAGTGCGCAACAGGGATGCAAAAAACGGTCGTAACGGTATTCCGTGTGGAAATACATATACCGATGTGCTTAATATTGCATTTAGGGAGGCCATTGAAACAACGATGGACGAACTGGAACTTGATGCCATTATTTACCCTTCTTGGAATAATAGACCAGCGACAATTGCAAATTTTCAAGAGGAATATCGTGGTGATAACAGCCAAATTATCGCACCCCATACGGGACAACCGGGCTTTACAGTACCTATGGGCTTCACTTCTGGAAATCTTCCGGCCGGACTTCAATTTTTGGGCCGCATGTATTCCGAACCCACTCTGATCCGTTTGACCTATGCTTACGAGCAGGGTACCGAACACAGAAAAAAACCTAACCTCTAA
- a CDS encoding S41 family peptidase, with translation MKNCFLVFYAFLFSLSITAQTNPQWTRYPSISPDGNTIAFTYKGDIYRVSADGGAAKQLTFHKAHDFAVVWSKDGTKLAFASNRFGNFDVYAMDAQGGPATRLTFHSADETPFTFSVDDINVLFGAARQDAVLHRQYPISRQPELYSVPTSGGRVLQVLTVPAEDVQVNKAGTQMVYHDKKGYEDTFRKHHVSAITRDIWTYDVASGEHTMLTSFKGEDRNPVYAQNEESIYYLSEESGSYNVHKLDLANPTQKQQLTQFKTHPIRSLSMGNGKMAFSYDGELYTFTEGSEPKKVEILLRTQDATNAVEYVSINDGVREMDIAPNGKEIAFVSRGEVFVTSVDGAMTKRLTNTPEQERFVKFTPDGKSVAYASERDGKWTIFKTTKTRQEEPYFFASTLVKEDTLVTAGTDVYLPEFSPDGNSIAYIEGRRTLKVKNLKTNQTTTLLTPDDLYHFSDGDKYYQWSPDSKWLLVDWGVTLSNSEILLISADGKTRMNLTESGYYDIAPKWVNDGNQIIWFANREGLKSYATSGQSEFDVYSMFLTKDSWEKFNMNKEEYDLMKLIEEGDEKEDDKSDDEDDKKKKNKEKDKKEEAVKPLKFDFEDVRDRKARLTIHSSRLSDAVLSEDGEKLYYLTRFEDNLNLWETEIRTKSTKMLVELDAKSGSLQWDKEQENLFLLADGKISKIDVKKGKKEPVKLNAEMVLDADAERKYMFDHIWLRTNGIFYHSNFHGIDWKAMRTEYEKYLPHIGNSYEFAEMVSELLGELNVSHAGGRYDDDIDNGDETASLGIFMDYKHTGNGIKIAEVIKGGPLDKASFELKPGMIIEKIDGETILPSRDVASYLNRRKGQFMLLDILDDKNVRKQITVKPISLNDEGGLLYTRWVKQNEKEVLEKSNGSLGYVHIPGMSDGPYRTIYEEMMGKFMDKKAVIVDTRFNGGGDLVADLAMFFTGVPFLSYETEDRVVGGEPTSRWTKPTLAMFNESMYSDGSCFASGYVDLKIGKTVGMPVPGTCSFAGWERLPNGGVWGVVPVSAKNKAGEWMENNETNPEILVKNQPEVIAKGRDEQLERSIEVLMKEVD, from the coding sequence ATGAAAAATTGCTTTTTAGTGTTTTATGCCTTTCTATTCTCCCTTTCTATTACTGCACAAACAAATCCACAATGGACTCGATACCCTTCTATCTCACCAGATGGAAATACGATTGCTTTTACCTATAAGGGTGATATTTATAGGGTTTCTGCAGATGGCGGTGCGGCCAAACAATTAACTTTTCATAAGGCCCATGATTTCGCTGTGGTCTGGAGTAAAGATGGTACCAAATTGGCCTTTGCTTCCAATCGTTTTGGAAACTTTGATGTATACGCCATGGATGCCCAAGGTGGCCCCGCAACCAGACTCACTTTTCACAGTGCAGACGAAACGCCCTTTACATTTTCCGTTGATGATATAAATGTGTTGTTCGGAGCGGCTCGGCAAGACGCCGTTTTACACCGTCAGTATCCGATAAGTCGTCAGCCAGAATTATACAGCGTACCCACTTCGGGTGGTAGGGTGTTACAGGTCCTGACAGTTCCTGCCGAGGATGTACAGGTGAACAAGGCCGGAACCCAAATGGTTTATCATGATAAAAAGGGCTATGAGGATACCTTTAGAAAACACCATGTTTCCGCCATTACACGGGATATTTGGACCTATGACGTTGCATCTGGGGAACATACCATGTTAACCAGTTTCAAAGGTGAAGATAGAAACCCAGTCTATGCTCAAAATGAAGAATCGATTTATTATTTGAGTGAAGAAAGCGGTTCTTATAACGTTCATAAATTGGATTTGGCGAATCCGACCCAAAAACAACAACTCACCCAGTTCAAAACTCACCCCATTCGTTCCTTGAGCATGGGCAATGGCAAAATGGCCTTCAGTTATGATGGGGAGCTCTACACGTTTACCGAGGGCTCAGAACCCAAGAAGGTTGAAATTCTGTTAAGAACCCAGGACGCCACCAATGCTGTCGAATATGTTTCCATTAACGATGGTGTTCGTGAAATGGATATTGCGCCGAATGGAAAGGAAATCGCTTTTGTCAGCAGGGGAGAAGTGTTCGTCACCTCTGTAGATGGAGCCATGACGAAACGTTTGACCAATACCCCGGAACAAGAGCGTTTCGTAAAATTTACGCCTGATGGAAAATCGGTCGCCTATGCCAGCGAACGTGATGGAAAATGGACCATTTTCAAAACAACGAAAACCAGGCAAGAAGAACCTTATTTCTTCGCTTCTACCCTTGTAAAGGAAGATACCTTAGTAACCGCCGGCACGGATGTATACCTGCCCGAGTTTTCTCCGGATGGTAATTCAATTGCTTATATAGAGGGACGTAGAACATTGAAAGTAAAAAATTTAAAGACCAACCAAACGACAACCTTGTTGACTCCGGACGACTTGTATCATTTCTCTGACGGTGATAAGTATTACCAATGGAGTCCGGACAGCAAATGGCTTCTTGTAGATTGGGGAGTAACGTTGAGCAATAGTGAAATCTTACTGATTTCGGCAGACGGAAAGACTCGTATGAACCTTACGGAGAGTGGATACTACGACATTGCGCCTAAATGGGTGAACGATGGAAATCAAATAATCTGGTTCGCCAATAGGGAGGGGCTTAAAAGCTATGCTACCAGTGGGCAATCAGAGTTTGATGTGTATAGTATGTTTCTTACAAAAGACAGTTGGGAAAAATTCAATATGAACAAGGAGGAATATGATTTGATGAAACTGATCGAAGAAGGCGATGAAAAGGAGGATGATAAATCGGATGATGAAGATGACAAAAAGAAAAAGAACAAAGAAAAGGACAAGAAAGAAGAAGCTGTAAAACCTCTTAAATTTGATTTTGAAGATGTTCGTGATCGCAAAGCAAGACTAACCATCCACTCCTCTAGACTATCGGATGCGGTCCTTTCCGAAGACGGTGAAAAGCTATATTATCTTACTCGTTTTGAGGACAATTTAAACCTTTGGGAGACTGAAATACGGACCAAAAGCACTAAAATGCTCGTGGAGTTAGATGCTAAATCCGGGAGTTTGCAGTGGGATAAAGAGCAGGAGAACCTATTCCTATTGGCCGATGGAAAAATTTCCAAGATTGATGTCAAGAAAGGAAAAAAAGAACCGGTAAAACTGAATGCGGAAATGGTTTTGGATGCCGATGCCGAGCGGAAGTATATGTTCGATCATATTTGGTTGCGTACGAACGGGATTTTTTATCACAGTAATTTTCATGGTATCGACTGGAAAGCCATGCGTACCGAATACGAAAAATACCTCCCACATATTGGAAATTCCTATGAGTTTGCAGAGATGGTTTCCGAACTTTTGGGGGAACTAAACGTCTCCCATGCCGGAGGGCGGTATGATGATGACATTGACAATGGCGATGAAACTGCATCCTTGGGAATTTTTATGGACTATAAACATACCGGTAACGGAATTAAAATTGCTGAGGTGATTAAAGGAGGCCCATTGGACAAGGCGAGCTTTGAGTTAAAGCCTGGGATGATTATTGAAAAGATTGATGGGGAAACTATTTTACCTTCCCGCGATGTCGCCAGTTATCTGAACAGAAGGAAAGGACAGTTTATGTTGTTGGATATTTTGGATGATAAGAATGTGAGAAAGCAAATCACGGTAAAACCCATTTCTCTTAATGATGAGGGAGGCTTGCTCTATACCCGATGGGTAAAGCAGAACGAGAAGGAAGTTCTAGAAAAAAGCAATGGAAGTCTTGGCTATGTACATATCCCGGGTATGAGCGATGGTCCCTACAGGACCATCTATGAAGAAATGATGGGTAAGTTTATGGATAAGAAAGCGGTTATTGTGGATACCCGTTTTAACGGTGGCGGTGATTTGGTCGCCGATCTGGCCATGTTCTTTACAGGTGTTCCTTTCCTCTCCTATGAAACCGAAGATAGGGTAGTTGGGGGCGAACCTACATCCAGATGGACGAAACCGACCTTGGCAATGTTCAATGAATCCATGTACAGTGACGGTTCTTGTTTTGCGAGTGGGTATGTGGATTTAAAAATTGGTAAGACCGTAGGGATGCCCGTTCCCGGTACCTGTAGTTTTGCGGGTTGGGAACGCTTGCCCAACGGAGGTGTTTGGGGCGTTGTTCCCGTAAGTGCTAAAAATAAGGCTGGGGAGTGGATGGAAAACAACGAAACCAATCCGGAGATATTGGTTAAAAATCAACCTGAGGTAATCGCTAAAGGTCGCGATGAGCAGTTGGAACGGTCTATTGAGGTGTTGATGAAGGAGGTGGACTAA
- a CDS encoding methyltransferase domain-containing protein, which yields MKEEQQYWTNRYENQSTGWDIGYPSTPIKEFADQLTHKTISILIPGAGNAYEAEYLWKQGFKNVYILDISEYPLKAFKERNPDFPDMQIIQEDFFKHEGQYDLILEQTFFCSLVPTDENRNAYAEHTACLLKPNGKLVGVWFDIPLTENLEKRPFGGTKELYLNYLKPYFKTQTFERCYNSIPPRRGNELFGIFERV from the coding sequence TTGAAAGAAGAACAACAATATTGGACCAATCGCTATGAAAACCAATCTACGGGTTGGGATATTGGTTATCCGTCTACTCCAATCAAAGAATTTGCTGATCAGCTGACCCATAAGACAATTTCTATATTAATACCCGGCGCGGGAAATGCTTATGAAGCGGAATACCTCTGGAAACAAGGTTTCAAAAATGTCTACATTTTGGATATTTCCGAATACCCTTTAAAAGCCTTTAAAGAAAGAAATCCTGATTTTCCGGATATGCAGATAATACAAGAAGACTTTTTTAAGCACGAGGGGCAATATGACCTGATATTGGAACAAACATTTTTCTGTTCATTAGTGCCTACGGATGAAAATAGGAATGCTTACGCCGAGCACACCGCCTGTTTACTAAAACCGAATGGTAAATTGGTTGGGGTATGGTTCGATATTCCATTAACGGAAAATCTTGAAAAACGTCCCTTTGGAGGTACCAAGGAACTGTATTTAAATTATTTGAAACCCTACTTCAAAACCCAGACTTTTGAACGGTGCTATAATTCCATTCCACCAAGAAGGGGTAACGAATTGTTCGGGATTTTTGAAAGGGTTTAA